One part of the Cyprinus carpio isolate SPL01 chromosome B12, ASM1834038v1, whole genome shotgun sequence genome encodes these proteins:
- the LOC109051916 gene encoding inward rectifier potassium channel 2-like, translating to MGSVRANRYSIVSSEEDGMKLATAAVPNGYGNGKGKVHTRHQTQSRFVKKDGHCNVQFINVSEKSQRYLADIFTTCVDIRWRWMFVIFCMAFLLSWLFFGCIFWLVAIFHGDLENDGPKCVSNVSTFTAAFLFSIETQTTIGYGYRYVTDECPIAVFMVVFQSIVGCIIDAFIIGAVMAKMAKPKKRNETLLFSHNATVAMRDNKLCLMWRVGNLRKSHLVEAHVRAQLLRSRTTAEGEFIPLDQMDIDVGFDSGIDRIFLVSPITIVHEIDEDSPFYDMNKQEMENSDFEIVVILEGMVEATAMTTQCRSSYVATEILWGHRFEPVLFEEKNYYKVDYSRFHKTYEVPSTPLCSARDLAEKKYILSNSNSFCYENEVALSNKEEKEDGNGDSLGPGGTNMDTSSDSDHSQATVPLEPRPLRRESEI from the coding sequence ATGGGAAGTGTGCGGGCCAACCGCTACAGCATCGTGTCATCTGAGGAGGACGGTATGAAGTTGGCCACTGCTGCGGTGCCAAATGGGTACGGTAATGGGAAGGGTAAAGTCCATACCCGTCACCAGACCCAGAGCAGGTTCGTCAAGAAAGACGGACACTGCAACGTGCAATTCATCAACGTCAGTGAGAAGAGCCAGCGCTACCTGGCCGACATCTTTACCACGTGCGTGGACATTCGCTGGCGATGGATGTTCGTTATCTTCTGCATGGCTTTCCTGCTGTCGTGGCTGTTTTTTGGATGTATCTTCTGGCTGGTTGCAATATTCCATGGAGACCTGGAGAACGACGGGCCCAAGTGTGTCTCCAATGTCAGCACCTTCACGGCTGCCTTTCTCTTCTCGATCGAGACACAGACCACTATCGGCTACGGTTATCGCTATGTTACAGACGAGTGCCCCATTGCGGTGTTCATGGTTGTATTTCAGAGCATAGTCGGCTGCATCATTGACGCCTTCATCATCGGTGCTGTCATGGCTAAGATGGCAAAGCCCAAGAAGCGGAACGAGACTCTGCTGTTCAGCCACAATGCTACAGTGGCCATGAGGGACAATAAGCTGTGTCTGATGTGGAGGGTTGGCAACTTGCGCAAAAGCCACCTGGTAGAGGCCCATGTTCGAGCTCAGCTCCTTAGATCCCGCACCACTGCTGAAGGAGAGTTTATCCCTCTAGACCAGATGGACATCGACGTGGGCTTTGACAGTGGTATTGACCGCATCTTCTTGGTGTCACCGATCACCATCGTCCATGAGATCGACGAGGACAGCCCTTTCTATGACATGAACAAACAGGAAATGGAGAACTCTGACTTTGAAATCGTAGTTATACTAGAGGGCATGGTGGAGGCCACAGCCATGACCACCCAATGCCGCAGCTCCTACGTAGCCACTGAGATCCTGTGGGGACACCGATTTGAGCCTGTCCTCTTCGAGGAGAAAAACTATTACAAAGTAGACTACTCTCGCTTTCACAAGACCTACGAAGTGCCCAGCACCCCACTGTGCAGCGCGAGGGACCTTGCTGAGAAAAAATATATCCTATCCAACTCAAATTCTTTTTGCTATGAGAACGAGGTGGCCCTTTCAAACAAAGAGGAGAAAGAGGACGGGAACGGGGACAGCCTGGGCCCTGGTGGGACAAACATGGACACTAGCTCAGACTCTGACCACAGCCAGGCCACCGTTCCCTTAGAACCACGGCCTCTACGGCGGGAATCTGAAATATGA
- the LOC122139266 gene encoding inward rectifier potassium channel 16-like, producing the protein MNSGTVQYSGVKCSDENPTVLTDDDYNSKKKRYVKKDGSCNMVVQNGPEEWLLWITDIFTTLVEIRWRVMFLTFALSYILSWLFFGILFWIIALTHGDMKDPNNEPCVYEVRSFTAAFLFSLETQTTIGYGFRGMSENCMIAIIVVTIQDVVSVFIDTFVIGIAVAKMASARKRAQTVGFSNCAVINLRDSHLCLTWRVGDFRRNHMVEGTAHAQLVRHLAHSTGKVNITYKDLNIEENNIILATPTTIVHKISPGSPLYKVSLKDLRKENFELVVSFTYTDDCTGILHQTRTSYTSSEILWGQHFQEMIRVTRRNYRVDYALFNHTVKVLVPELSAEEYDLKK; encoded by the coding sequence ATGAACTCGGGCACAGTACAGTATTCTGGAGTGAAGTGCAGTGACGAAAATCCTACTGTGCTTACAGACGACGACTATAACTCCAAGAAGAAAAGATACGTGAAAAAAGATGGGAGTTGTAACATGGTTGTGCAGAACGGTCCAGAGGAGTGGCTTCTCTGGATCACTGACATCTTCACCACCCTGGTGGAGATCCGCTGGAGGGTCATGTTCTTGACATTTGCTCTCTCCTACATTTTATCATGGCTCTTTTTCGGAATTTTGTTCTGGATCATTGCATTGACCCACGGCGATATGAAAGACCCCAACAATGAGCCATGTGTTTATGAGGTTCGAAGTTTTACAGCAGCATTTCTATTCTCATTAGAGACCCAGACCACCATTGGTTATGGCTTTCGGGGGATGTCTGAGAACTGCATGATTGCCATCATCGTAGTTACCATCCAAGATGTCGTCAGTGTCTTCATTGACACTTTTGTCATCGGCATCGCAGTCGCCAAGATGGCATCTGCCCGTAAGAGAGCCCAAACGGTTGGATTCAGCAACTGTGCGGTGATCAACTTACGTGACAGTCACCTATGCCTGACGTGGCGGGTCGGGGACTTCCGAAGGAACCACATGGTAGAAGGTACAGCTCATGCACAGCTGGTAAGGCACCTGGCACACAGCACAGGAAAAGTTAACATTACATACAAAGACCTCAACATTGAAGAGAACAACATCATCCTGGCCACCCCAACAACCATAGTTCATAAAATCAGCCCTGGCAGTCCTCTATACAAGGTGAGCTTGAAGGACCTGAGGAAGGAGAACTTTGAGCTGGTGGTCTCTTTCACCTATACAGACGACTGCACGGGCATCCTTCACCAGACACGCACATCCTACACTTCAAGTGAGATTCTGTGGGGCCAGCACTTTCAGGAGATGATCAGGGTCACCCGCAGGAACTACAGAGTGGACTACGCCCTGTTCAACCACACAGTTAAAGTCCTGGTCCCAGAACTAAGCGCAGAGGAGTATGACCTAAAGAAGTGA